One genomic region from Pecten maximus chromosome 5, xPecMax1.1, whole genome shotgun sequence encodes:
- the LOC117328313 gene encoding chorion peroxidase-like — MVETAKESTTSLRAQGSEVQHLLNRMGYGFLNQVNRSCPFTNPQCNSRSKYRTIDGSCNNLENPLWGRASTPYERFLPPAYGDGVNSPRTKGLFRLPLPSARNVSLEVHTDLDVKSRKLSHLAMEFGQFVSHDIVRNAIAKGHDGRNLNCCRFKWRRNCFPIPIADNDEFFDRSCMNFVRSFPTPPLDCRLGVRQQLNQNTHFLDGSAIYGSDQETLDLVRNEDLPAFLKSQGDNDLLPLDRDAICAPASRDKCFRAGENPLLYRRSFSDVRVNQQPALISLHTAWMRHHNNVAREIKSCNRDMSDETVFQETRKIVSAQLQHITYNEWLQEILGDDVMNEFDLKPKPAGQYYTGYNRDVKPMLRNAFSAAAFRFGHSLIGNDITEKKSSGKVLHHRLHTTFLKPELAYNGGVNSIMTGMYSSPAIKVDNYVTQEVTRHLFQTAPKNGLDLAAINIQRGRDHGLFDYNIWRTVCGLGFAPDFDRLNYHSRKMRTLLKKVYDSVFDIDLFTGGVSEKNTPGGNIGRTFACLIGMQFQALKQGDRFFYESKTNVKFPLRLLNEIKKTTMANILCETTGVTSIPRNVFRKQSASNRPIKCSSLPSLSFGTLVDGQ; from the exons ATGGTAGAGACGGCGAAAGAGTCAACGACAAG CTTGAGAGCTCAGGGCTCAGAAGTCCAACACCTCCTCAATAGAATGGGTTATGGCTTTCTAAACCAAGTCAATCGCAGCTGTCCTTTCACCAATCCTCAATGCAACTCGAGGTCAAAGTACCGAACAATCGACGGGTCCTGCAACAACTTGGAGAACCCCCTCTGGGGCAGGGCCTCCACACCATACGAACGGTTTCTTCCTCCAGCATACGGCGAtg GAGTTAATTCACCTAGGACCAAGGGTCTGTTCCGTCTACCACTTCCCTCCGCTCGCAATGTTAGTTTGGAGGTGCATACGGATTTGGACGTCAAGTCAAGGAAACTAAGTCACCTTGCAATGGAATTTGGACAATTTGTCAGTCACGATATCGTGAGGAACGCTATTGCCAAAG GGCATGATGGTAGAAATTTAAACTGCTGTCGTTTTAAATGGAG GAGAAACTGCTTTCCTATCCCTATAGCCGATAATGACGAATTCTTCGACAGAAGTTGTATGAATTTCGTTCGTTCCTTTCCGACACCACCTCTCGACTGTCGTCTAG GTGTCCGCCAACAACTTAACCAGAACACTCACTTTCTGGACGGATCTGCCATATACGGCTCTGACCAGGAAACACTGGATCTGGTCCGTAACGAAG ATCTTCCAGCCTTCCTGAAATCGCAGGGTGACAACGATCTCCTCCCGTTAGATCGAGATGCTATCTGTGCCCCGGCTTCCAGAGATAAGTGTTTCCGGGCAGGTGAGAATCCATTGCTGTATCGTCGGTCATTTA GCGATGTTCGAGTGAACCAGCAGCCTGCTTTGATTTCTCTTCATACTGCATGGATGAGACATCACAACAACGTCGCTAGAGAAATCAAGAGCTGCAATCGGGATATGAGTGACGAAACCGTCTTCCAGGAAACAAGAAAAATCGTCAGTGCCCAGCTTCAGCATATCACGTACAACGAATGGCTCCAAGAAATTTTGGGGGATGATGTTATGAACGAATTTGATCTAAAGCCTAAACCAGCTGGTCAGTATTATACTGGTTACAACAGAGACGTAAAGCCAATGCTAAGAAATGCATTCTCGGCTGCAGCATTTAGGTTTGGACACAGTTTGATAGGGAATGATATCACTGAAAAGAAGTCGTCTGGTAAGGTCCTCCATCATAGGTTACACACAACCTTCCTCAAGCCCGAACTCGCCTACAATGGAGGTGTGAACTCAATCATGACAGGAATGTATTCTTCACCAGCTATTAAGGTAGATAACTACGTCACGCAAGAGGTAACCAGACATTTGTTTCAGACGGCACCCAAAAATGGTCTGGATCTGGCAGCAATAAATATTCAGAGAGGGCGTGACCACGGATTGTTTGACTATAACATTTGGAGAACTGTGTGTGGTTTAGGATTCGCGCCAGATTTCGACAGGTTGAATTACCATTCACGTAAAATGAGGACACTTCTCAAGAAAGTGTATGA TTCAGTGTTTGACATCGACTTGTTCACGGGGGGTGTATCCGAGAAAAACACCCCAGGAGGAAACATTGGAAGAACTTTTGCCTGTCTTATTGGAATGCAGTTCCAGGCCCTGAAACAAGGTGATCGATTCTTTTATGAAAGTAAAACAAACGTAAAATTCCCACTTCGTCTGTTAAACGAGATAAAGAAGACAACAATGGCAAACATCTTGTGTGAAACAACGGGCGTTACATCCATCCCGAGGAATGTTTTCCGGAAACAATCCGCAAG TAACCGGCCAATAAAGTGTAGTTCCTTGCCGAGCCTGTCTTTTGGTACACTCGTCGACGGTCAGTGA